The following DNA comes from Janthinobacterium sp. TB1-E2.
GGTAGCGCTCGAAGGCCTGCACGCTGGAAACCAGCATGCCCGAGGCGCCGTCGGGGCGCAGGGCGATGTCGATGTCGAACAGGATGCCGGCCGACGTGTGCGAAGTCATCCAGGTAATGAAGCGCTGCGCCAGCTTGGCGTACAGGCCGGGCGCTTCCTGGTCGTCGTCGTCGAACAGGAAAATGACGTCGAGGTCCGAGACATAACCGAGTTCCTTGCCGCCCAGCTTGCCGTACGCGATGACGGCGAATTTCGGCACCTCGCGGTGGCGCGTCGGTAACGTTTGCCAGACGGCTTGCACGGTGGCGGCGACGATGATGTCGGCCAGCTGCGACAGGTAGTCGGCCAGCTTTTCCACGCTGAGGTCGCCCGCCAGGTCTTGCGCAAGGCACTGGAACAGCTGCGCGTGGTGCATTTCGCGCAGGATATCCATCTGCCGCTCCGTGTCGCCGGGCGCATCGTCGAGCTGGCGCTGCAGGTCGAGCGCCAGGGCGGCCGGGTCGGGCACCGTGTTGCGGATGCGTTCGTCTAACAGTTCATCGAGCAGGATCGGGTGCTGCGTGAGGAAGGTGGCGGCCCAGCCGCTGGCGCACACCATGCGTACGACGCGCTCGAGCGTATGCGGGTATTCCGTCAGCAGCGACAGATAGGCCGAACGGCGCGCGATGGCTTCCAGGAAATCGAGCAGACGGCCCAGGGTGGCCAGCTGGCTGGCATTGCCGTTGGACACGGAGCAATCGGTGATCAGGGGCAGGGCGGAATTGACGAGGGCTACGAGGCGCGTGCGGCTTGCCTCGGGCAACGATTGCAAACGGGGCGCCTGCCACGTGGCCAGCAGGCGGCGCGCGCAGGCGGCCGGCTCATGGAAGCCGAGAGCGGCGAAGCGCGCTTCGATGGCTTCCTGCTGGTCCGAGGCGGCGCAGTCGTTCGACGTCTGCGGGTCGATGCCCGTGTCGGCCGGCGGCGTGCCGCTGCTCTTGTCGCTGAACATCTCGTCGAACTGGCCGGCAACAAACACGCGGTGCGCTTCCAGCTGGGCCAGCAAGGTGGCGGTGTCGGGCAAGCCCATCATCTGCGCCACGGTCAGGCGGTCGGCGTCGTTGGCGGGCAGGGTATGGGTTTGCGCATCGTCAAGATACTGCAGCCGGTGTTCGAGATTGCGCAGGAAGGTGTAGGAACCGAGCAGCTGTTCCACGATGGCCGGCTCCAATAAGCCCTTGTCCGCGACCGTGCGCAGGGTGGCGCGCGTGGAACGCTCGCGCAGCTCGGCGTCGCGCCCGCCCCGTATCAATTGGAATACCTGGGCCAGGAATTCGATTTCACGGATGCCACCGCGGCCCAGCTTGACGTTGTTGCTGCGGTCCGGATGCAGCCGCTCCTGGCGGTTGACCTCGGCGCGGATCTGGCCGTGCATGGTGCGGATGGCATCAATGACGCCGAAATCGAGGTAGCGGCGGAAGACGAACGGGCGCACGATGGCGTCAAGTGACGCGATATCTTCCGGCTTGCCCGTCACGACGCGCGCCTTGACCCAGGCATAGCGCTCCCATTCGCGGCCCTGCACGATCAGGTATTGCTCCACCATGCCCAGGCTGGCGGCCAGCGGGCCCGAGTTCCCGTTCGGACGCAGTGCCATATCTACGCGGAAAGTAAAACCGTCTTGCGTAATTTCAGCCAGGGCGGCGATCAGTTTCTTGCCCATGCGAATGAAAAACTCGTGGTTGGACAGGCTGCGCTGGCCCGGTACGGTGACTTGCGTGTCGCCATCTTCCGGATAGACAAAGATCAGGTCGATATCGGACGAGACATTGAGCTCGCCGCCGCCCTGCTTGCCCATCGCCAGCACCATCAAGGCC
Coding sequences within:
- the glnE gene encoding bifunctional [glutamate--ammonia ligase]-adenylyl-L-tyrosine phosphorylase/[glutamate--ammonia-ligase] adenylyltransferase; its protein translation is MSTQPLISASRFYQRWLDAAPERAAQVAQLVRAPLDGLDFAAELAAQANTATPPLPPERAMRRLRNLLVCGLIARDLEGQADLNEVVTAMTGFADFAIRTHVDAIMAEMVALHGMPVGEESGEEQALMVLAMGKQGGGELNVSSDIDLIFVYPEDGDTQVTVPGQRSLSNHEFFIRMGKKLIAALAEITQDGFTFRVDMALRPNGNSGPLAASLGMVEQYLIVQGREWERYAWVKARVVTGKPEDIASLDAIVRPFVFRRYLDFGVIDAIRTMHGQIRAEVNRQERLHPDRSNNVKLGRGGIREIEFLAQVFQLIRGGRDAELRERSTRATLRTVADKGLLEPAIVEQLLGSYTFLRNLEHRLQYLDDAQTHTLPANDADRLTVAQMMGLPDTATLLAQLEAHRVFVAGQFDEMFSDKSSGTPPADTGIDPQTSNDCAASDQQEAIEARFAALGFHEPAACARRLLATWQAPRLQSLPEASRTRLVALVNSALPLITDCSVSNGNASQLATLGRLLDFLEAIARRSAYLSLLTEYPHTLERVVRMVCASGWAATFLTQHPILLDELLDERIRNTVPDPAALALDLQRQLDDAPGDTERQMDILREMHHAQLFQCLAQDLAGDLSVEKLADYLSQLADIIVAATVQAVWQTLPTRHREVPKFAVIAYGKLGGKELGYVSDLDVIFLFDDDDQEAPGLYAKLAQRFITWMTSHTSAGILFDIDIALRPDGASGMLVSSVQAFERYQGSAAWVWEHQALTRARFCAGDATIGKHFERIRDTILRKERPENGPLKGEVVAMRKKMLDAHPPRPGSFDLKQDPGGMIDIEFMVQYLVLQHAAQYPQLTANSGNIALLRLCGELGLIDAQLAAQVADAYRALRKLQHQLRLQGQDLARVEPERVRVHADNVMRLWQAIFGATA